The Aspergillus luchuensis IFO 4308 DNA, chromosome 4, nearly complete sequence DNA window CACAGCATTCCCTCACTTCCTGGGCAAGAGCTTGAACCCGCAGAACCCCCCAAAAGTGCACGGCTTCAGCTGGAACCTAGGTCTTCGACATGAGCCAATACAACACTTTGCTAATATCACGAGCCTAGTCTCGAAAGATGAAATGAGTGTTCTCGTTGGCCACTATCTCGAACGGATACACCCCGTGTATGCTGTTCTCAATCTTGATATattagagaagaaggtcgccCTGCGCTGGGATGATTCGATCACCTTTGACAACTATGATCCGGTTCTTTACGGTGTTGCAGCCTTGGGCTCACTCTACTCGGGCGATAAAGGACACAGAAACGAAGAAGCGCTGGTCCACTGTGCAAAGGAAATCCTGGAAGCATCTTGCACTATGAACAAACCACTTATACACCATGCTACTGCATGGGTCTTACGGACCCTCTACCTCCGAAGCACCAGCGGTCCTCATACCTCATGGATGGCCAGCTGCTCTGCAATGCACATCATCGAAGCAGCAGGGGCGCATCAGGATCCAGGAATGGTCTCCCTGGTATATTCCGATACGGCAGACGTTGGTATCGATAAAGAGAGTCAGCGAAGGCTATTCTGGGTTGCGACAGTTTTGAATACGTGGATCTCCTATGAATATGGCAGATCTCGCGTCATCTTACGAGGCATTTCGTGCAAGCCACCTGTGCCGCGAGCGGGAGATTTGACCGCGGAACTGGTCTCTTTATTTCAGATTTCCGAACAGCTGGATCCCGATCAGAAAAATAGAATTTCAGACCTTGAAGACGTTTTATATCACGTCGGAGGTCTAACCCTCACCCACGATGCCTTAGTCTTGTCCCAAGCTAATCTAGCATTTACGATATACCGCCGTCTCCGGGTGGCTGCTTCCAGCATTTCTAACGATGTCATAAACTGCATCATCCGGCTAGGTAGTGAAGGGACCGCTGCTGCAGTTCGTATGTCTGAGAAGCGTTCTCCCTGGTGGCATGTTGCCAACGTTCCTTTCCAGTTTCTCTGCATTTTGCTCGCAATCGATTCTAAAGAGTCATTGTCACACGTGAGCCACGCCATGCGCTCATTCAAGACCGTCGGGGTTCACTTTAGTACGCCTACTGTTCAGGTCGCCATAGAGACCGTTGATTCCTTGATCAAGTTATtacagaggaagaaagagcggGAAATCACCCTCCTGAAGGATAGCACCCAGGATCAGGATTTAGGACTATTTGAACGAAACATATCATCCACGGAAGAGTACCGTTCACCATGGCAAGGGGGCTTTATTGATGAAAATATTACAGAAAATATTGACTGGGATTGGAATGCTTTTTTCGATGCCGAGATATCACTTTTTGACGACAGGGGACATGGTGGGCAGATCCGGTATTGATGACGGTTATCGTGGCCGTGGCGCCCAGGATACAATCACCATATTTCCGCTTTCATAGTAGATTTATTACTATCAAGACGTTACTATCATGCATTGTTCTGGTAACCGCATGCAAACAATCTGCTTCAGATGGTGTCTATCGCTACTTTGCAAAGCGGAAGTGGAAAAGGCGGGTGGTGCGGAAGAGCGGACAAAGCGGATACTGCTGTACACATGGTATATCTGCAGGAAGAGCAACTCTGGCTGTTCATTTCAGCATGCATGCTCTGTATTCACCTTTCAATTCCTCTTGCTTTCAATATGCAGTCCCTTCTTCAGTATCGACGTCTGCGCAGACATCTACACGAAAGCATCAAGATCCATGGCCCTGCTGCCGCTGGAGATCCTGGTTCACAACCGTCTGGAGACATCCTTGAAGACTTCCAAGATGCTCAGTTCGACAGGCAAGTTATAACTACTGCTTCTAATTCCGTCTCGCCGCAAGAAATGCCCGGGGTGGTGCTGCAGAACGGGCGGAGAGTGACTGTGCCAGGCGTTAGCGTCCATGCTGCAACCGACGTTGAACATATCAATGGGAAGGCTATCTTCATAGTGGGCTTCGATGGTCCAGACGACCCATTCAATCCGAAGAACTGGCCTGTGAGACAGAAGTGGACGACATTGGGTATAGTTGGCACAACGGGTTTCCTTGTGGGGTGGGCATCTTCCATCGACTCTGGAGTCATCAAACAGGGAGAAGAGGCGTTCAGGGTCAGTGAAGTGACTGAATCTCTTGCCACTGCGCTTTATCTGATCGCATTCGGATTTGGATCCCTTGTGGCGGCGCCTTTCTCGGAAACTGTGGGACGCAACCCCGTCTACCTAGTAACCTTGTCACTTCTTATGGTCTTTATCATGGCCTCTGGTCTATCTCCAAATCTAGGCGCCCAGTTGGCATTCCGTTTCATTGCTGGACTGTTCGGATGCACGCCGCTGACTACATTCGGCGGGAGTATGTCCGACATCTTCGACCTTTTAGATCGTACCTATGCCTTTCCGGTGTGCTGTGCGTTGTCTTTTTTGGGGCCTTTTCTCGCCCCGATGGTCGGTGCGTTCATTGGTCAAAGCCCAGATATCTCCTGGCGCTGGTCAGAGTGGACGTCTCTGATACTCGCTGGGCTTATCACGgcatccatcttcttttttgtgCCCGAGACCTACGGGCCAGTACTTCTGCAATGGAAGGCTCGCCAACTACGCGCAATCACCGGCGACCCTCGTTTCATGGCTGAGATCGAATTGCGCCAAACTACCCTACCCATCCGGTTAATACATAGCTGCTCCCGCCCCTTCAAGCTATTCTTCCAGGAGATTATGGTGGCCCTTTTTACGATGTACTTAGTGGTCGTATACATCGTGCTTTTCGGCTTCCTGACAGGTTACGAATTCATATACGGTCGCACGTATGGCTTTTCACAAGGATCAGTGGGACTCACGTATATTGGAATGAATGTGGGGTTTTTGATTGCACTCGCCATTGTTCCGCATGTCTACCTGTCTTATAAGAGACGGCTTCAAGCAGCCATCGCTAGCGGCCAACCCAGTCTACCACCCGAAGAGCGACTCTGGTTTGCCATGTATGGCGCACCGTGGCTTCCAATATCTCTTttctggatgggatggaccaGTTATCCGTCCGTCTCGTACTGGTCACCTCTAATCGCATCTGTGGCGTTTGGGTTTTCCGTGCAGGGCATTTTCATAAGCAGCTATCAGTATTTGATCGATACGTATGAGATATTTGCTGCTAGTGCTTTAGTGAGCGCGACGTTCATGCGATATATTGCCGCGGGGGCTATGGTCATTGTGTCTATTCCAATGTACACTAATTTGGGTGTTCATTGGTCGCTTACACTGCTGGGGTGTATCTCCCTACTGATGACGCCGGTCCCGTATGTCTTCTATAGATTCGGACATGCTATTCGGCGAAGGAGCAAGACTGCTGCAGCGTAACATACTTCCAACCATCGCTCCATGCAATGAGCCTTATAGCTCCAGCATCATTGAGCAAGCCTGGGCATTCTCGACACCTACAGAGCATTAGGAAGGATATCAGATATTTATGGGAAATCTAATCGATAGTTAGGTAGTTAAAAgctataaatttttttttgtttgtttggttgtTTTATCTAAGGGCATGCCACGCTTATCAACTGTATATGCTGTCACTATTAGTAGTGCAATAGAAATTCGCAGTACGAAGGTCGACGGCCGATCGCGAAAAAAGAGCCGACCGACGGCCAATAAGTAGGCGGGGTATCCCAAGGGCTGGGAATTGGGTTTGGTTGTGCAGGGTCAAAAACAATAGTAGCACAGTAGTCTTTTTTCTATCATTCCAACGCCATTTGAACTACAAGTGCTATCAAATTGTCGATTTCTTCAGGTTGAAGGGTGGCGGAATTAGGCTCTTGTCATTGCTTGTGTTGAGCTTAGCt harbors:
- a CDS encoding uncharacterized protein (COG:K;~EggNog:ENOG410PWCN;~InterPro:IPR036864,IPR007219,IPR001138;~PFAM:PF00172,PF04082;~antiSMASH:Cluster_4.7;~go_function: GO:0000981 - DNA-binding transcription factor activity, RNA polymerase II-specific [Evidence IEA];~go_function: GO:0003677 - DNA binding [Evidence IEA];~go_function: GO:0008270 - zinc ion binding [Evidence IEA];~go_process: GO:0006351 - transcription, DNA-templated [Evidence IEA];~go_process: GO:0006355 - regulation of transcription, DNA-templated [Evidence IEA]), which gives rise to MSSATDRSPRPPFGSIRRRTKKACETCKLRKRKCNGHEPCSFCLKYEYDCSYETQPRKKPSNSSIARLPNKSRERPSSPALVARPDVNQQQMEANSGTAFPHFLGKSLNPQNPPKVHGFSWNLGLRHEPIQHFANITSLVSKDEMSVLVGHYLERIHPVYAVLNLDILEKKVALRWDDSITFDNYDPVLYGVAALGSLYSGDKGHRNEEALVHCAKEILEASCTMNKPLIHHATAWVLRTLYLRSTSGPHTSWMASCSAMHIIEAAGAHQDPGMVSLVYSDTADVGIDKESQRRLFWVATVLNTWISYEYGRSRVILRGISCKPPVPRAGDLTAELVSLFQISEQLDPDQKNRISDLEDVLYHVGGLTLTHDALVLSQANLAFTIYRRLRVAASSISNDVINCIIRLGSEGTAAAVRMSEKRSPWWHVANVPFQFLCILLAIDSKESLSHVSHAMRSFKTVGVHFSTPTVQVAIETVDSLIKLLQRKKEREITLLKDSTQDQDLGLFERNISSTEEYRSPWQGGFIDENITENIDWDWNAFFDAEISLFDDRGHGGQIRY
- a CDS encoding MFS transporter (COG:G;~EggNog:ENOG410PMIU;~InterPro:IPR020846,IPR011701,IPR036259;~PFAM:PF07690;~SMCOG1169:sugar transport protein;~TransMembrane:12 (i118-137o157-174i186-205o211-231i243-267o279-300i351-371o391-414i435-454o460-481i493-520o526-548i);~antiSMASH:Cluster_4.7;~go_function: GO:0022857 - transmembrane transporter activity [Evidence IEA];~go_process: GO:0055085 - transmembrane transport [Evidence IEA]); amino-acid sequence: MQSLLQYRRLRRHLHESIKIHGPAAAGDPGSQPSGDILEDFQDAQFDRQVITTASNSVSPQEMPGVVLQNGRRVTVPGVSVHAATDVEHINGKAIFIVGFDGPDDPFNPKNWPVRQKWTTLGIVGTTGFLVGWASSIDSGVIKQGEEAFRVSEVTESLATALYLIAFGFGSLVAAPFSETVGRNPVYLVTLSLLMVFIMASGLSPNLGAQLAFRFIAGLFGCTPLTTFGGSMSDIFDLLDRTYAFPVCCALSFLGPFLAPMVGAFIGQSPDISWRWSEWTSLILAGLITASIFFFVPETYGPVLLQWKARQLRAITGDPRFMAEIELRQTTLPIRLIHSCSRPFKLFFQEIMVALFTMYLVVVYIVLFGFLTGYEFIYGRTYGFSQGSVGLTYIGMNVGFLIALAIVPHVYLSYKRRLQAAIASGQPSLPPEERLWFAMYGAPWLPISLFWMGWTSYPSVSYWSPLIASVAFGFSVQGIFISSYQYLIDTYEIFAASALVSATFMRYIAAGAMVIVSIPMYTNLGVHWSLTLLGCISLLMTPVPYVFYRFGHAIRRRSKTAAA